In [Leptolyngbya] sp. PCC 7376, a genomic segment contains:
- a CDS encoding aminotransferase class IV, which produces MGYWFAGDWYNHAEITLSVTDPSFLYGATIFTTLRVFKQDLEHPDSHWQAHGDRLRYTIKKLQWSEPNWQNIEIGAARIAEDYPVLRVTLFSDGRELIIGRQLPAQLAKKQQSGITAWVATESIYRRPMADFKTGNYMGAWQARQRAIAAGSGEAILIDTQGHWLETTTGNLWGFDGKQWHTPPTQGILPGVMRSHLIQQLQRSEQSVSEAHWTIGLLKTFEAIAYSNSVVGVIPITTIKNITLQYSGAADHKAVRSLQNLSGCCKSV; this is translated from the coding sequence ATGGGCTATTGGTTTGCAGGCGATTGGTACAACCACGCAGAGATAACTCTGTCGGTAACCGATCCGAGTTTTTTGTATGGGGCAACAATTTTCACAACACTGCGAGTCTTTAAACAAGATTTAGAACACCCTGATTCCCATTGGCAAGCTCATGGCGATCGCCTCCGATACACCATAAAAAAACTGCAATGGTCAGAACCCAATTGGCAGAATATCGAAATTGGTGCCGCACGGATTGCTGAAGATTATCCAGTATTGCGTGTGACCCTTTTTAGTGATGGACGAGAATTAATTATTGGGCGGCAGCTCCCGGCTCAATTAGCGAAAAAGCAACAGTCTGGCATTACGGCTTGGGTCGCAACAGAATCGATTTATCGACGACCGATGGCCGATTTTAAAACGGGCAACTATATGGGGGCTTGGCAGGCCAGACAACGGGCGATCGCCGCAGGGTCAGGAGAAGCTATTTTGATCGATACTCAGGGGCATTGGCTCGAAACAACCACAGGTAATCTTTGGGGCTTCGACGGCAAGCAATGGCATACGCCACCAACCCAAGGGATTTTGCCGGGAGTAATGCGCTCGCACCTCATCCAACAGCTCCAACGCAGCGAACAATCTGTTTCCGAGGCACATTGGACTATTGGCTTGCTCAAAACATTTGAGGCGATCGCCTATAGCAACAGCGTCGTGGGCGTTATCCCAATCACAACAATCAAGAATATCACCTTGCAATATTCTGGTGCTGCCGACCATAAAGCGGTTCGTTCCCTACAAAATTTGAGTGGCTGCTGCAAATCTGTCTAA